Proteins encoded by one window of Vampirovibrionales bacterium:
- the rplV gene encoding 50S ribosomal protein L22, which yields MTQEVASQQRNIIMTVRKLRRIMDAIRGKRVPEAYAMLRLMPYRAADVVLKNLVAASHNAEVKYNVTPDRLRISEALADDGKIMVRYKPRAQGRIYRREKRTSRLTLRVQVVEPVAAK from the coding sequence ATGACGCAAGAAGTCGCTTCACAACAACGCAATATCATCATGACGGTGCGCAAGCTCCGTCGGATTATGGACGCCATTCGCGGCAAACGCGTGCCCGAAGCCTACGCAATGCTGCGCTTGATGCCGTATCGCGCCGCCGACGTGGTGCTGAAGAATCTGGTTGCCGCGTCTCATAACGCCGAAGTGAAGTACAACGTAACGCCGGATCGCTTACGCATCAGCGAAGCCCTTGCAGATGACGGCAAAATTATGGTCCGCTACAAACCGCGCGCCCAAGGCCGCATTTATCGCCGAGAAAAGCGCACCTCTCGCCTGACCCTACGCGTTCAGGTCGTTGAGCCGGTCGCCGCAAAGTAA
- the rpsS gene encoding 30S ribosomal protein S19: MARSLKKGPFVDEHLLKKVEAAQETGDKKPIRTWSRRSMILPKMIGLAIAVHNGKSHVPVFITDNMIGHRLGEFAPTRMFRGHAGTDKKAKR, encoded by the coding sequence ATGGCACGTTCACTGAAAAAAGGCCCTTTCGTCGATGAGCATCTACTCAAAAAAGTAGAGGCGGCGCAGGAAACCGGCGATAAAAAGCCGATCCGCACCTGGTCGCGACGCTCGATGATTCTGCCCAAAATGATTGGGCTGGCCATTGCCGTCCACAACGGCAAAAGCCATGTACCGGTGTTTATCACCGACAACATGATTGGCCATCGACTGGGTGAATTCGCGCCGACGCGGATGTTCCGCGGCCATGCGGGCACCGACAAAAAGGCCAAACGCTAG
- the rplB gene encoding 50S ribosomal protein L2, producing MQLKKFKPTSPGVRGMSQIDASDLTTNQPHKPLLLKKQQHSGRNNYGRVTVRHRGGGHRRAYRIIDFKRDKFGIPGRVATIEYDPNRNTRISLIHYIDGEKRYILTPEGLRVGETINSGPGADIRVGNSLPLKNIPLGTQVHNIELTPGRGGQMARAAGASAQVVAKEGAHVTLRLPSSEMRKVLEGCYATIGILSLSELKNVNLGKAGRKRWMGIRPTVRGSVMNPIDHPHGGGEGRAPIGRDAPVSPWGWKTLGRKTRNPRKASTRLIVRRRKK from the coding sequence ATGCAACTCAAGAAATTTAAACCTACTTCGCCCGGCGTTCGGGGCATGTCGCAGATCGACGCTTCGGATCTGACGACCAATCAGCCTCACAAGCCGTTGTTGCTGAAAAAGCAGCAGCATTCGGGACGCAATAATTACGGCCGGGTAACCGTACGTCATCGCGGTGGCGGTCATCGCCGCGCTTATCGGATCATCGACTTCAAACGCGATAAATTCGGGATTCCGGGCCGCGTTGCGACGATTGAATACGATCCGAACCGCAACACGCGCATCTCACTGATTCACTATATCGATGGTGAAAAGCGCTATATCCTGACCCCGGAAGGACTGCGCGTTGGCGAAACTATTAATAGCGGCCCCGGCGCCGATATCCGAGTGGGTAACAGCCTCCCCTTAAAAAACATTCCTTTGGGCACCCAGGTTCACAATATTGAGCTGACCCCCGGTCGCGGCGGCCAAATGGCTCGCGCCGCTGGCGCCAGCGCTCAGGTAGTGGCCAAGGAAGGCGCGCATGTAACGCTTCGCCTGCCGAGTTCTGAAATGCGCAAAGTGCTGGAAGGCTGCTATGCCACGATTGGGATCTTAAGCCTGTCTGAACTGAAAAACGTCAATCTGGGCAAAGCCGGACGCAAGCGCTGGATGGGCATTCGCCCGACAGTCCGCGGCTCGGTCATGAACCCGATCGATCACCCGCACGGCGGCGGCGAAGGACGCGCTCCCATCGGCCGCGACGCGCCTGTATCGCCTTGGGGCTGGAAGACGCTGGGTCGTAAAACGCGTAACCCGCGCAAGGCTTCTACCCGCCTGATTGTGCGCCGTCGCAAAAAATAG
- a CDS encoding 50S ribosomal protein L23, giving the protein MSSPEQLYRLLKRPVITEKTTVMSQQNQYVFEVDRRANKIELGKAFELAFPGRKVARIRLITIPGTIRRVGRHAGRTSPRRKAIFTISGDPIELFAGA; this is encoded by the coding sequence ATGTCTAGCCCCGAGCAGTTATACCGGCTTTTAAAACGTCCGGTCATTACTGAAAAGACGACTGTTATGTCTCAACAGAATCAATACGTCTTTGAAGTGGATCGTCGCGCCAACAAAATTGAATTGGGCAAGGCGTTTGAACTGGCCTTTCCGGGGCGCAAGGTTGCGCGCATCCGGCTTATTACGATTCCCGGGACGATTCGTCGGGTGGGACGTCATGCGGGGCGCACGTCGCCGCGTCGCAAGGCGATATTCACCATTTCAGGCGATCCCATTGAACTCTTTGCGGGAGCTTAG